The sequence CGGCCCGATTGTCCGCCAACCGCCGGGCGGCAACCTGCCAGGAGTAGGCAATCACCTGCGGAACCGGAACGCCTTCGCGCGCGTAGCGAATGCTGGGCGCAAGCAACTTTGAAACGGGTAATTTGCCAAAGCGCTTATGCAACTGAAACCAGCCGTCTACGGCTCCGGGCACCGAAACGGAAAGTGGACCGTACAGTGGAATCTGCGCCCGTTGGCCCAGAACCGTCTTTAGGGCTTCATAGGATAAACCTTTTGGCGAACGGCCGCTGGCATTGAGTCCATACAATTTGCGGTCTTTAGCCGACCAGACAATCGCGAACAGGTCGCCACCGATACCACCATTATTGGGTTCAATAACACCCAGTGCCGCATTGGCCGCGATGGCCGCATCAACTGCAGTTCCGCCCTGTTTAAGCACATCCAGGCCGATCTGTGTGGCGAGTGGATGACTCGTTGCAACCATGCCATGTTTTCCAAGTACCGGGCTTCGGGTGGCAATGTTTGATCCGGTTATACGATCACCTTTGCCGATTACAGGCTGCCCGATGAGTGGGTAGCCAAATAGAAATAGTAAGATGGACAGGTGACCAGCCAGGCGGATTTGCATTTGTCTGAATGGGGTAAAAATCAACTTCCCGAAAGCGTCATGCTTTCGGGAAGTTGTTGTTATGCTGAGGAATTAAAAAAAATCCACTACTCTTTTAAATTTTTCAGATATGCAATGCTCTGGCGAACCTGAACATCTTCGTGATTGCTTTCATCCTCAATAAAATAATGCTTGATACCTACTTTTTTGCCAGCCTTCAATACGCCCGGCATATCTACCTGACCCTTGCCCAGAACAACGTCATTTTCGGGCGGAGTGCCACCGCTGAGGTCACCTTTGATACCCTTTTTAAGGTCTTTGAGGTGCATGAGTTTCCAGCGACTTCCATATTTGTTCAATAGCGCGACCGGGTCGGCACCACCGTGCTGGGCCCATAGAATATCCAGTTCAAAGGATACGTACTGCGGGTTCGTGTTTTGAACAATATAGTCGAAAAGGGTTCCATTCTGATACGGCCCGAATTCGTAGCCGTGGTTGTGGTAGCAAAACGTCAGGCCGTTGTCTTTCAGGATTTTACCCACCCGGTTGAAATCCTCGACGGCTTTCTTTGCGTTCTCAATAGTGAAGTTGCTCTTTTCGTGCGGTATCCAGGCGACCATGACGTAGGAAGCACCTAGAATTTTAGCGCTTTTGACGATGCTTTCAGGCTCTTTCACAATTTGCTCGTACCCGGCTCCAGTAGCAACCATCTTTATGCCCCGCTTATCCAGCATTTTTCGGTACTCTTCGGTTGTTACACCCTTTGGTGTGCCACCCTCCATTTCTGTAAAGCCCAAAGCCTTGATCGTGTCCAGTGTGGCCACAACATCTTTGGGGAAATAGGCCCGGTAGGTATAGGCTTCGACGCCTAAGGGAAAGGTATACAGCGGTTTACGTGATTGGGCAGAAACGCCGGTTACGGAAAGCGATAACCCAAGCAATACGCCCAGGGGATAAGCAGATTTGAACATAACGTAAGGTTTTAAGAATAGTAGATAAAGCCTAATTGCCAGCACTACTACTGTTTTTTACCTTCACAGTATATCCTAAAAACAACGCTAAGCCATAATCCAGCTACGAATCAGCTACGATTATTGCATGGCTTTCTGTCGGATTTCCTGTAGTCGTTGTTTTAGTTGCTGAACCCGTTCAGGATATTGACTGGCAACATTTCGTTTTTCGCCCAGATCGTTTGCCAGATTATACAGTTGCGGCTTTGGGTTATTTCCCAGTTCGGTTGAGGTGAATTTTTCAAAGGCTGGACCGTCGCTGGGGTCGATGTATTTCCATGTTCCCTGAACAATGGACAACGTTCCGGCATGTTCAACAA comes from Spirosoma aureum and encodes:
- a CDS encoding sugar phosphate isomerase/epimerase family protein; its protein translation is MFKSAYPLGVLLGLSLSVTGVSAQSRKPLYTFPLGVEAYTYRAYFPKDVVATLDTIKALGFTEMEGGTPKGVTTEEYRKMLDKRGIKMVATGAGYEQIVKEPESIVKSAKILGASYVMVAWIPHEKSNFTIENAKKAVEDFNRVGKILKDNGLTFCYHNHGYEFGPYQNGTLFDYIVQNTNPQYVSFELDILWAQHGGADPVALLNKYGSRWKLMHLKDLKKGIKGDLSGGTPPENDVVLGKGQVDMPGVLKAGKKVGIKHYFIEDESNHEDVQVRQSIAYLKNLKE